One Paenibacillus crassostreae DNA segment encodes these proteins:
- a CDS encoding carbohydrate ABC transporter permease, translating to MARKRHSLQRGETLAGFLFVSPMLIGVSVLVLLPIIATIILGFADWNFVQGWDGMKWVGIENFKKLLNDPLFIKSVRNTLLFLLTVPIYMIISMLLAILIDKHVYFKSYFKVAYFMPYISMVVAVGVVWQVLFQPSYGPINEILKSIGIANPPKWIADPNFALISIMMISIWISIGFNLIIYIAGLQSIPKDLYEAAEIDGASGWTKFTRITFPLLSPTSFFLMVTGIISTFKVFDLIAVMTQGGPIGSTTMMVWYLYDTAFVNLKIGYASSIASVLFGFVMLITLFQWLAQKKWVNY from the coding sequence ATGGCACGCAAACGACATTCTCTCCAACGGGGCGAGACATTGGCAGGATTTCTTTTCGTGAGTCCGATGTTAATTGGAGTATCTGTACTTGTTCTGTTGCCGATCATAGCTACGATAATTCTGGGATTCGCCGATTGGAACTTTGTTCAGGGATGGGATGGGATGAAGTGGGTTGGTATAGAGAACTTCAAGAAGCTGTTAAATGATCCTCTATTTATTAAATCTGTTCGTAATACGCTTCTATTTCTACTAACCGTACCGATATATATGATCATTTCAATGCTACTTGCTATCTTAATTGATAAACATGTGTATTTTAAGTCGTATTTCAAAGTGGCTTACTTTATGCCTTATATATCCATGGTTGTGGCGGTTGGTGTCGTATGGCAGGTATTGTTCCAGCCTTCATATGGTCCTATTAACGAGATACTTAAATCCATAGGGATTGCTAATCCACCGAAATGGATCGCAGATCCTAACTTTGCCCTGATCTCCATCATGATGATCTCGATCTGGATATCGATCGGCTTCAATCTAATCATATACATTGCGGGTCTGCAGTCTATACCAAAAGATCTCTATGAAGCAGCTGAAATTGATGGCGCGAGCGGATGGACGAAGTTTACACGAATTACATTCCCCTTGTTATCACCGACGTCTTTCTTCCTGATGGTGACAGGAATTATATCAACGTTTAAAGTATTTGATCTCATTGCCGTAATGACGCAGGGTGGACCGATCGGCTCGACGACAATGATGGTGTGGTATTTATATGATACTGCTTTTGTAAACCTAAAGATTGGTTATGCATCGTCTATTGCTTCTGTCCTATTCGGATTCGTTATGCTCATTACATTATTCCAATGGTTAGCTCAGAAGAAATGGGTCAACTATTAA
- a CDS encoding ABC transporter substrate-binding protein — protein sequence MKKRRLLTGAITSVLMISLLSACGGSNNGNKEAVAPETNTPTTSNETAENVNLRLYTYGTEEAYNWSNTLKAYEDATPGVTIELIQLSDKGDTQEAFKKLDLEAASGAEIDVLMFSDPAGYAQRVALGMAEPLDDYITKDGYKVEEDYKVDTRLDGKVYALPGKFNPWYVLLNKNHLDEAGLAVPTDWTWDEYADYAKKLTKGEGATKRYGTYFHGPQAGGWMEFLKLKMENQPQDADFLKADGSSNLDNPTFKETLELRVRMEMEDQSSVPYSDMISQKLAYRTQFFNESASMLTIGSWMNTEIGGTEKVPLNFNIAVAPFPKNNSEDPTGLTPVTTDYVAVGANSKHKEESYKFIRWYTTEGQLVQGKNIPAWSQVKSEQVEEIIDTILSGTKNPEKVDKKSLVDTLIVSKASAIVPPSSYQNEVYKAVNDEYEKLILGTQDIDTTVKNSQERVNQIIESNKK from the coding sequence ATGAAGAAGAGAAGATTGTTGACTGGCGCAATCACCAGTGTTCTGATGATAAGTTTGTTGTCGGCCTGTGGTGGGTCAAATAATGGTAATAAGGAAGCTGTAGCGCCTGAAACTAACACCCCAACTACATCAAATGAAACGGCAGAAAACGTAAATCTTCGATTGTATACTTATGGAACTGAGGAGGCTTATAACTGGAGTAATACGTTGAAAGCATACGAAGATGCCACTCCTGGAGTAACGATTGAACTCATTCAGCTTAGTGACAAAGGGGACACTCAAGAAGCATTTAAGAAGTTAGATCTTGAGGCTGCATCAGGTGCAGAAATAGATGTACTCATGTTCAGTGATCCAGCTGGGTATGCTCAACGTGTCGCACTCGGGATGGCAGAACCATTGGACGATTATATTACTAAAGATGGTTATAAGGTGGAAGAAGATTATAAAGTAGATACACGTCTAGATGGTAAGGTGTATGCTCTACCAGGTAAGTTCAATCCATGGTATGTCCTATTGAACAAGAATCATCTAGATGAAGCAGGACTAGCTGTTCCTACTGATTGGACTTGGGATGAATATGCGGATTACGCGAAGAAGTTGACGAAGGGGGAAGGTGCTACGAAACGTTATGGTACCTATTTCCATGGTCCACAGGCAGGGGGTTGGATGGAGTTCTTGAAGTTAAAGATGGAGAATCAGCCACAAGATGCAGATTTTCTTAAAGCAGATGGTTCCTCTAATCTAGATAATCCAACATTTAAAGAAACACTTGAACTGAGAGTAAGAATGGAGATGGAAGACCAGTCTTCTGTTCCATATTCGGATATGATCTCACAGAAATTAGCTTACCGGACACAGTTCTTCAATGAATCTGCTAGTATGTTAACCATTGGAAGTTGGATGAACACAGAAATTGGTGGAACAGAAAAGGTACCACTTAACTTCAATATAGCAGTTGCTCCATTCCCTAAGAATAATTCAGAAGATCCGACAGGACTTACACCAGTTACAACGGATTATGTTGCCGTGGGGGCAAATTCTAAACATAAAGAAGAATCCTATAAATTCATTCGTTGGTATACAACAGAAGGGCAGCTTGTTCAAGGTAAGAATATACCAGCATGGAGCCAAGTGAAGAGTGAACAGGTTGAAGAAATTATCGACACGATTCTATCAGGTACGAAGAACCCAGAGAAAGTGGATAAGAAATCTTTAGTGGATACATTAATTGTTTCAAAAGCATCCGCAATCGTTCCACCATCTTCATATCAGAATGAAGTATACAAAGCTGTGAATGATGAATATGAAAAACTTATACTTGGCACCCAAGATATTGATACCACTGTAAAGAACTCGCAAGAACGTGTAAACCAAATTATTGAATCAAATAAAAAATAA
- a CDS encoding XAC2610-related protein, whose product MMGKKYYSYFLLLIVGMLLVTSCSKVQNANSSDLNQTIDGDEVETLDEPGLIISIKDTIHPTLTEMLFKIYGNENEYTSSANKIVIYQSEAEQELHFEDTDTSDQENLGFIVEDMDFDGYKDIRIQRSQPAGPNIPYYYWLWDEVSSKYVANGNLEMITSPVFDAKNEWIQSTVRENATTNYEDIYKYIDEVPVLVKETEEIIDEVNNVVHITEMEFSYNEMKITKQYDMALSQYNK is encoded by the coding sequence ATGATGGGGAAGAAATATTATTCTTATTTTTTGTTATTAATAGTAGGAATGCTTCTGGTTACTTCTTGCTCGAAAGTTCAAAATGCCAATAGCAGTGATCTTAATCAAACGATAGATGGAGATGAAGTTGAGACATTAGATGAGCCAGGTCTAATTATTAGTATAAAAGATACCATACATCCGACATTGACGGAGATGTTATTTAAGATATATGGAAATGAAAACGAATACACATCATCTGCTAACAAAATCGTAATCTATCAATCTGAAGCGGAGCAAGAGCTTCACTTCGAAGACACGGATACATCAGATCAAGAAAATTTAGGTTTTATTGTAGAAGATATGGATTTCGACGGATACAAGGATATTCGAATTCAGCGATCGCAGCCAGCCGGGCCTAATATACCATATTATTATTGGTTGTGGGATGAGGTGTCATCTAAATATGTAGCGAATGGGAATCTAGAAATGATTACTTCACCGGTGTTCGATGCTAAGAATGAATGGATACAATCCACGGTTAGAGAGAATGCCACAACGAATTACGAGGATATTTATAAATATATTGATGAAGTGCCTGTTCTCGTAAAAGAGACAGAAGAAATCATAGATGAAGTTAATAATGTAGTACACATTACCGAGATGGAATTCTCTTATAACGAGATGAAGATTACGAAACAATATGATATGGCACTGAGTCAATACAATAAGTAA
- a CDS encoding serine hydrolase domain-containing protein, whose product MATNRLNKLDKIFNQATNSKQIHQAVLLVENTSGDFSFNKGYGGMEVDSPMILASITKLFTTTCIFALQEQGKLSLDDQVTKYFDRTMLSGLHVYRGQENSYDLTLSELLFQTSGLPDVFEEGKASAKNRVVDEDFYINFDESVAWVKKLKPHFLPRTTKKAYYSDINFDMLGEIITKVNSSTLAEAYKQFIFEPLSLSNTYLPENEEDFVPNVYHRNKIIHRPKFIMSSGASGGCITTARELMIFIKAFFGGKLFSKDILDKLPLHNKLQASMGPIYYGSGYMRIPLSQLITMYTGKGELMGHSGSSGSFAFYYPFKDLYFVGDVNQLANASLPIRLTMKLAMMTK is encoded by the coding sequence ATGGCGACCAATAGATTGAATAAGTTAGATAAGATTTTTAATCAAGCCACTAACTCTAAGCAAATCCATCAGGCTGTTCTATTAGTCGAGAACACCAGTGGTGACTTCTCATTTAACAAAGGTTACGGTGGTATGGAAGTAGACTCACCAATGATCTTAGCAAGTATCACTAAGCTATTTACTACAACCTGTATATTCGCCTTACAAGAGCAGGGGAAGTTGTCACTTGATGATCAGGTCACAAAGTATTTCGACCGTACTATGTTAAGTGGACTTCATGTCTATCGTGGTCAGGAAAATTCTTATGATCTAACTCTATCTGAGTTGCTATTCCAGACCAGTGGATTACCAGATGTATTTGAAGAAGGAAAAGCTAGTGCGAAGAACCGTGTCGTTGATGAGGATTTCTACATTAACTTTGATGAGTCGGTGGCATGGGTAAAGAAGTTAAAACCTCATTTCCTACCTCGCACCACGAAAAAAGCTTACTATTCAGATATAAATTTTGACATGCTTGGTGAAATCATAACAAAAGTAAACAGTTCAACATTAGCAGAAGCCTATAAGCAATTTATATTTGAACCACTATCGCTGTCGAACACATATCTCCCTGAAAACGAAGAAGATTTCGTGCCGAATGTCTATCACCGAAATAAAATAATCCATCGCCCCAAATTTATTATGAGTAGTGGTGCTAGTGGAGGATGTATCACTACCGCTCGTGAATTAATGATATTCATTAAAGCTTTCTTCGGCGGGAAACTGTTTAGTAAAGATATATTAGATAAGCTACCATTACATAATAAGCTTCAAGCATCGATGGGACCCATTTACTATGGTAGTGGCTATATGAGAATACCTTTAAGTCAGTTGATCACGATGTATACGGGGAAAGGTGAGCTAATGGGCCATTCTGGATCATCAGGTTCGTTTGCGTTTTACTATCCTTTTAAAGATTTATATTTTGTAGGAGATGTAAACCAGCTGGCAAATGCGTCGCTCCCAATTAGGCTAACGATGAAACTTGCTATGATGACGAAATAA
- a CDS encoding DivIVA domain-containing protein, producing MELELDVHMQRRLDKQKKLFAQLGIHLDALTIHEKAFSNKLRGYDPDEVDSFLDEVIKDYERFYATIADLMDKWQEQQIVLRDIKAGVKHDVSMKPTIDPAQIEDIVLQMELNLKQIRATLRPEQDFFIE from the coding sequence ATGGAATTGGAACTAGATGTACATATGCAACGACGTTTAGATAAACAAAAAAAATTATTCGCTCAATTGGGGATTCATTTAGATGCTTTAACGATCCACGAGAAAGCATTTAGTAATAAGCTCAGAGGATATGACCCAGATGAGGTAGATTCTTTTCTGGATGAGGTTATTAAAGATTATGAACGTTTCTATGCGACAATAGCTGATCTAATGGATAAATGGCAGGAGCAGCAGATCGTTCTTCGTGATATCAAGGCAGGAGTGAAGCATGATGTCTCTATGAAGCCAACCATTGATCCAGCACAAATTGAGGATATCGTATTGCAAATGGAACTGAATTTGAAGCAAATCAGAGCCACATTACGACCGGAACAAGATTTTTTTATTGAATAA
- a CDS encoding helix-turn-helix transcriptional regulator, with product MGFMIAQRAFIKVYLITMVEQQRGYGYQMLEELRKDFSSFGYSPPQSEIYRALHELVQEGVLYRTKHLKGNDPKVDFQEIVLYHFTDEGSEKAELYKKQIKGDLDRCLGILNKAVNDNY from the coding sequence ATGGGGTTCATGATTGCTCAACGTGCATTTATCAAAGTTTACTTAATTACGATGGTGGAACAACAAAGAGGGTATGGTTATCAGATGTTGGAAGAACTTCGGAAAGATTTCAGCAGTTTCGGTTATTCGCCTCCACAGAGTGAAATTTATCGTGCGCTTCATGAATTGGTGCAAGAAGGGGTATTATACCGGACGAAGCATCTGAAGGGGAATGATCCTAAAGTAGATTTCCAGGAGATTGTCTTATATCACTTTACGGATGAAGGGTCTGAGAAGGCTGAATTATATAAGAAGCAAATTAAGGGAGATCTTGATCGTTGTCTTGGTATTTTAAACAAAGCAGTGAACGATAATTATTAA
- a CDS encoding NCS2 family permease, with protein sequence MEKWFELKERGTSITTEVLAGITTFFTMVYIVIVNPGILSEAGMDFHGVFVATVLASIIGTLIIGLGANYPIVIAPGMGLNAYFAFSVVGGGVSWQTALGAVFIAGVIFVLLSLTSFRYMLLDAIPASLKHAITVGIGLFIAFIGLQKAGIVVDSPSTLLTLGDLTSPMTLLTIIGFIITIVLMSYQVKGFLFIGMLITGVIAWFMGLLEIPQQLIALPNGLSSTAFHMDIKGVFSNGLYSVIYTFLLITLFDTTGTMLGVAEQAGLMKDGKFPRSRGALLADAVGTTAGAMLGTSPTSAYAESSAGVAAGGRTGLTAVTVSLLLGLTLFFSPIISVLSAIPAITAPSLIIVGFLMIGSVQKIEWHDFEVAFPAFLIILLMPLSYSIATGIGVGFIVYPILKALRGKWRDVHPIFYLFAVLFFIQLAFFSH encoded by the coding sequence ATGGAGAAATGGTTCGAATTAAAAGAGCGAGGAACCTCGATCACTACGGAGGTTCTAGCAGGTATTACAACATTTTTTACGATGGTGTATATTGTTATCGTAAACCCAGGTATTCTTAGCGAAGCGGGTATGGATTTTCACGGCGTGTTCGTAGCTACTGTATTAGCTAGTATAATTGGCACATTGATTATTGGGCTTGGTGCCAATTATCCAATCGTAATAGCTCCTGGAATGGGGCTCAATGCTTATTTTGCTTTTAGTGTTGTGGGAGGTGGCGTGTCTTGGCAGACGGCGCTTGGGGCTGTCTTTATCGCAGGAGTCATCTTCGTATTGTTATCGCTGACTTCGTTCCGCTATATGCTATTGGATGCGATCCCCGCCAGTCTGAAACATGCTATTACTGTAGGTATTGGATTGTTCATTGCCTTTATCGGATTACAAAAAGCAGGAATCGTCGTGGATTCTCCATCAACTTTGCTAACGCTAGGTGATTTAACGAGTCCTATGACACTGCTGACGATTATCGGGTTCATTATTACGATCGTACTTATGTCCTATCAAGTAAAGGGCTTTTTATTCATTGGGATGCTGATCACGGGGGTCATTGCGTGGTTCATGGGCTTGCTTGAAATACCACAACAACTTATAGCGCTACCTAATGGGCTTTCTTCGACCGCATTTCATATGGATATAAAGGGTGTATTTTCGAACGGGCTTTATTCAGTTATTTATACCTTTTTATTAATTACATTATTTGATACAACGGGAACGATGCTTGGTGTTGCGGAACAAGCAGGACTCATGAAAGACGGAAAGTTCCCTCGTTCGCGTGGCGCACTTCTTGCAGATGCGGTTGGTACGACAGCAGGTGCGATGCTGGGTACAAGCCCAACATCGGCTTATGCCGAATCAAGCGCAGGTGTTGCAGCAGGTGGTAGAACAGGATTAACAGCTGTAACGGTTAGTTTGCTGCTTGGGCTTACCTTGTTCTTCTCACCAATCATCTCGGTACTGTCGGCTATACCAGCTATTACAGCCCCATCGTTAATCATTGTCGGATTCCTCATGATCGGTTCGGTGCAGAAAATCGAATGGCATGACTTTGAAGTTGCTTTTCCCGCATTTCTGATTATTCTGCTCATGCCTTTGAGCTATAGCATTGCTACAGGGATTGGCGTCGGTTTCATTGTCTATCCGATCTTAAAAGCTCTTCGCGGTAAATGGCGGGATGTTCATCCAATCTTTTATTTGTTTGCCGTGTTGTTTTTCATTCAACTTGCATTCTTCAGTCATTGA
- a CDS encoding carbohydrate ABC transporter permease produces MDTISGISWRKAVITGFMFVISILFLLPFIWMLMTSFKMETDVFTYPIQWIPQTWNTVANYKEVWFGDYPFYLYYWNSIKVSIITTMTSCLVSSLAAYGFSKVKFAASQWLFMIVLITYMIPSQAILVPQFILYRNIGLFDSHFGLIVIGSFSVLGTFMLRQFFMGIHQEFIESAKIDGAGHFRIFYSIGLPLVKPAVATYAILRFIWTWNDYQNPLIFLRSDHLYTLPLALQKFTSMSGEFYSLIMAGAVSAILPLVIVFVIGQKSVIEGIALGGVKG; encoded by the coding sequence ATGGATACAATTTCAGGAATAAGCTGGCGTAAAGCGGTGATTACAGGGTTCATGTTTGTGATTAGTATCTTATTTCTATTACCTTTCATATGGATGCTTATGACGTCTTTCAAAATGGAAACTGATGTATTCACCTATCCCATCCAATGGATTCCACAGACATGGAATACTGTTGCTAACTACAAAGAGGTATGGTTTGGTGATTATCCATTTTATCTATATTATTGGAATTCAATTAAGGTAAGTATCATTACGACAATGACCTCATGCCTTGTATCAAGTTTGGCGGCTTATGGGTTCTCAAAAGTTAAATTCGCTGCGAGTCAATGGTTGTTTATGATCGTACTGATAACATATATGATCCCAAGTCAGGCTATTCTGGTCCCACAGTTTATTCTATATCGCAATATTGGATTGTTCGATAGTCATTTCGGTCTGATCGTGATAGGTAGCTTTAGTGTGCTAGGGACATTCATGTTAAGACAGTTCTTCATGGGTATACATCAAGAATTTATTGAATCTGCCAAAATAGATGGCGCTGGGCATTTTCGTATCTTTTACTCTATCGGATTACCACTAGTTAAGCCTGCGGTAGCTACCTATGCTATCCTCAGATTTATCTGGACTTGGAATGACTATCAGAATCCATTGATATTCCTCAGAAGTGATCATCTATACACCTTACCGTTAGCACTACAGAAATTCACATCGATGAGTGGGGAGTTCTATTCTCTTATAATGGCGGGGGCTGTCTCCGCAATACTTCCACTTGTTATCGTGTTTGTTATTGGACAGAAAAGTGTTATTGAAGGTATTGCACTAGGTGGAGTAAAAGGGTAA
- a CDS encoding nucleotidyltransferase domain-containing protein, whose product MDDVNRQKIINKNENLIRMVIERAKRDFPDDIAIIGLTGSFSTGDFHEKSDLDLIIINNTDRGWGISSCFILEDVGYDIYCTPWSTRIEDQAKLESEMVSCLIDLQILYCASPEDLERFNEYKQRALDALAKPIGSECISRANKCIATAKQEYTNTLLSDDLGTIRYASSEVVYNLLNALTHLNNTYFKRGVKRYFEEICTYTYKPDCFESIYMAVIEAKTIEEIRNTSYALLKSMVDLYDKMDKQFAEQPVPTYDNLRGTYEELWCNVRNKVIISVELNDKSYVYHVAMSAQNYFDEMTRMIGTKKVDLMQYFDADHLHLFKEKFLLAMDEYLEEYNRVGREVERYGTFEQLYEQYMMLSS is encoded by the coding sequence ATGGATGATGTGAATAGACAAAAAATCATAAATAAAAACGAAAACCTTATTCGTATGGTTATTGAACGTGCTAAGAGGGATTTTCCTGATGATATTGCAATCATTGGGCTTACAGGTTCTTTTAGTACGGGAGATTTCCATGAAAAAAGCGACCTTGATCTAATTATCATTAATAATACTGACCGTGGTTGGGGCATATCTTCGTGTTTTATCCTAGAGGATGTCGGATACGATATATATTGTACTCCTTGGAGTACAAGAATAGAGGATCAAGCGAAGCTTGAGAGTGAAATGGTTTCGTGTCTAATAGATTTACAGATATTATATTGTGCAAGCCCTGAAGATTTGGAAAGGTTTAATGAATATAAACAGAGAGCACTCGATGCATTGGCAAAACCTATAGGGAGCGAATGCATAAGTAGAGCGAACAAGTGTATAGCTACAGCAAAACAGGAATATACAAATACATTACTTTCTGATGATCTAGGAACAATAAGGTATGCCTCATCTGAAGTTGTATACAATCTATTAAACGCGCTGACGCATTTGAATAATACCTATTTTAAACGGGGTGTTAAGAGATATTTTGAGGAAATATGTACATATACGTATAAACCTGATTGTTTTGAAAGTATATATATGGCTGTGATCGAAGCTAAGACAATCGAAGAAATTAGAAATACATCATATGCTCTCCTAAAAAGCATGGTTGACCTTTATGATAAAATGGATAAGCAATTTGCAGAACAACCTGTGCCGACCTATGATAATCTCCGTGGCACTTATGAGGAATTATGGTGTAACGTACGCAATAAGGTTATCATCAGTGTGGAATTAAATGATAAATCTTATGTATATCATGTAGCCATGAGCGCACAAAATTATTTTGACGAAATGACACGAATGATAGGGACAAAAAAGGTTGATTTAATGCAGTATTTTGACGCAGATCATCTTCATTTATTTAAAGAAAAGTTTCTGCTGGCTATGGATGAATATTTGGAAGAATACAATAGGGTAGGAAGGGAAGTCGAACGATACGGTACTTTCGAGCAATTATATGAGCAATACATGATGCTGAGCTCTTAG
- a CDS encoding YhgE/Pip domain-containing protein, whose translation MKFTQFLKSKGAIASIFMGVFYAVAMLGIFLPGYTALPGNMDDLKVAIVNDDAGEYGAQISSQFTESLPFKTIKTDVSNKEAMDELEHNELALVVHIPEEFSANVQSGDVSASIDFTVNEASATMVSSAMSSVVGEINKQLSASFSQQTAQGVLMNFNVPEEQATAIAAQIENSYVGNYVVINDVPDGMHNNMLPMFLSMASYTGAMIAAMQLVSSFKANRGKASKTKLFIFVQLTALVIAVISTVAALAISFSIADVELSLLLPVAAQQILMYMAAFNVCAIMIFLFGEGGMILNLPILLMQTIANGATMPRDMMYTPYDWFGRITPMYYSVQAYFAQMFGSISPAPYLWGLIVVFIGAMLINIVIVRFVHKPIPMTEETVQTVEVKNIAEITA comes from the coding sequence GTGAAATTTACACAATTTTTGAAATCCAAAGGGGCGATTGCTTCTATCTTTATGGGGGTGTTCTATGCCGTTGCGATGCTTGGTATTTTCTTACCAGGATATACAGCACTTCCAGGGAACATGGATGATTTAAAAGTCGCTATCGTTAATGATGATGCAGGTGAATATGGAGCTCAAATTTCGAGTCAATTTACAGAGAGCTTACCATTCAAAACGATAAAAACCGATGTTTCGAATAAAGAAGCGATGGATGAATTAGAGCATAATGAGTTAGCTTTAGTTGTTCATATTCCAGAAGAATTCTCCGCCAATGTTCAAAGTGGCGATGTATCCGCGAGTATTGATTTCACAGTCAATGAAGCTTCTGCCACCATGGTATCTTCAGCGATGTCTTCCGTTGTAGGGGAAATTAATAAACAATTAAGCGCAAGCTTCTCTCAACAAACCGCACAAGGTGTGTTAATGAACTTTAACGTACCAGAAGAACAAGCAACAGCAATTGCTGCACAAATTGAAAACAGTTATGTTGGGAATTATGTGGTCATCAATGATGTTCCAGATGGCATGCACAACAACATGTTACCCATGTTCTTAAGCATGGCTAGTTATACTGGTGCAATGATTGCTGCAATGCAATTAGTTAGTTCATTTAAAGCAAACCGTGGGAAAGCAAGTAAGACGAAATTATTTATTTTCGTACAATTAACAGCTCTTGTAATCGCAGTAATATCAACTGTCGCTGCTTTAGCCATTTCATTCTCTATTGCAGATGTAGAGCTATCATTACTTTTACCAGTCGCTGCTCAGCAAATTCTAATGTATATGGCAGCATTTAACGTGTGTGCAATTATGATCTTCTTATTTGGTGAAGGCGGTATGATTTTAAATCTACCAATCCTTTTAATGCAGACGATCGCCAATGGTGCTACCATGCCTCGTGATATGATGTATACACCATACGATTGGTTCGGCCGTATCACACCAATGTATTATTCAGTACAAGCTTATTTCGCACAAATGTTTGGTTCTATTAGCCCAGCTCCATACTTATGGGGATTAATAGTCGTATTTATCGGTGCTATGTTGATTAACATTGTAATCGTCCGGTTTGTTCATAAACCAATACCTATGACTGAAGAAACTGTTCAGACCGTTGAGGTTAAAAACATAGCTGAAATAACTGCCTAG